The following are encoded together in the Phragmites australis chromosome 19, lpPhrAust1.1, whole genome shotgun sequence genome:
- the LOC133900444 gene encoding uncharacterized protein LOC133900444 yields MSSSSAPVAMPSPWEHVERIRRERYFIGRGEQNPLAEDMHQAVKYLSQELYSKDVHFLMEIVQNAEDNEYPSGVAPSLEFVITSKDITGSGASSTLLIFNNERGFSSTNIESICRVGKSTKKGNRQQGYIGEKGIGFKSVFLISSQPHIFSNGYQIKFNEKPCVECNIGYIVPEWVESTPRLSDIEAIYGCSKVLPTTTIILPLKCEKVDVVKQQLSSMHPEMLLFLSKIRKLSVREDNCDPKSGTVSEILISSEKNYQDRKNMHAESYTLHLSAEESGKGEECGYYMWRQKFPVKPENRVDKRAEIDEWVITLAFPHSQRLSRGKQLSPGVYAFLPTEMVTDFPFIIQADFLLASSREAILFDSPWNKGILACVPSAFMNAFATLVKSTADAPAMSLPSMFNFLPVNPSLIPLLEPIRAGIKEKVLAEDIVPCESYASQKIFCKPSKVARLKPAFWTILGKARESGVELKNLSTHGIYILSSHFDKSTYNNVLAFLGIQSVNSEWYAKCIEGSNLVKEVHEQLYLEILYFVADNWQNCFSSTDMVSIPLLKYVDRNGVLSFWSISRATEQSDRLCIASEKKYLMWLISWNKEFPSCSRFFVHPSTQSALDNFLEQTTVKIWLESHAKVEFVSVYSYGSTVANSLGNDRRPVISFAHFLYHSFKMDHIESYYLEKLCRVMPVIDNYGYVVKTRSSILVPAKGSKWVGLMGTNPWRKENYIELSSDYKSAGHFAGNYTSEDQLLAFLKTQLQAADVPFIHPPDASFPTVSSPLTVDNALLLLEWIRNLKSQGIQLPDQFLVCIKEGSWLMTSVGYKPPNESFLSSADWGSLLQSRFSFVDIPMIDQQFYQNKLHKYKEELKAIGVRFEFQEASIYIGSRLMSMAASSGLTRENVYSLLRLIRFLREKVLSPSELIKSVKGGRWMKSTLGYRHPADCIIHDSDWEVASCISNQPFLDVKFYGEGILAYKLELELLGVIVGFKDNYELVINNFKFSSAAITAEATVLILKCIRYVNPCEDFTRKLGYLKWLKTNVGFRAPNESFLVDPELECLLKVFNGTPVIDSGFYGSEISSYKEELRKTGLITRFEEASKAITHIFEQMVLNSSLTKASVLALLGSYRQLKTHSPLPVQLFNCMRCQKWLHTSLGFRSPSDAILFDDAWQPLSQIAILPFIDDGDSFHGLGKEIYDYKDELRELGVTVEAKLGARFVIAGLSIPSDPSVMSKATVLSLLECVKSYFDSATAAPKGFKDKICKKWLKTSMGYQCPDECILFDAKHSSICMEDGPFIDEAFYGPEISSFKDALARIGVTVDVKCGQDLVARYLRSHNERTTISRIYNYLMECNWEPENKNSNWIWIPNETKSGEWVSSPSCVLHDRNNLFSLQLHVLDKYYDRKLLDFFSLVFCVRHGPSAKDYCKLWSTWESSVGELAMSDCSAFWQFIATNWSKTTEKLLSSCVKVPVCTDGTIILSKKEDVFIPDDLLLTDLFNKLSQQSLLIWYPSSRLPSMSRARMNNIYGSIGVKTISKAVQKNDSFTLENVFRTVDPSTVIKDGLLQIILAFLAAPALDIPAEERHRMVSCLLNVTVHETDEPITVGYSVSLSSGRDVAVKASRMLRWEKGDSKLYMQRNNGEAGYKEKIEFATYFADEISQGLLFEMSDQIRSHAELIKVGSLLDFQDAAVGFLLKSKNLQLFPEDECFLNASIQGPHLAAKAISDLQI; encoded by the exons GTATTGGATTCAAGAGTGTGTTTTTGATATCGAGCCAGCCCCATATATTTAGTAATGGGTATCAGATCAAGTTCAACGAGAAACCTTGTGTTGAGTGTAATATTGGATACATTGTACCTGAGTGGGTGGAATCCACACCTAGGCTTTCAGACATCGAAGCGATATATGGGTGTTCCAAAGTCCTTCCAACAACCACCATTATCCTACCATTGAAGTGTGAGAAGGTTGATGTGGTGAAGCAGCAGCTGTCAAGCATGCATCCGGAAATGCTACTGTTTCTGTCAAAGATCAGGAAGCTTTCTGTCCGGGAGGATAACTGTGATCCCAAGAGTGGCACTGTTAGTGAGATCTTGATATCCAGTGAAAAGAACTACCAAGACAGGAAGAACATGCATGCTGAATCTTACACACTCCATTTATCAGCTGAAGAGAGTGGAAAAGGAGAAGAGTGCGGCTACTATATGTGGAGGCAGAAGTTCCCAGTCAAGCCAGAGAACAGAGTGGACAAACGTGCCGAAATCGACGAGTGGGTGATAACCCTGGCCTTCCCACACAGCCAGCGTCTGTCCCGTGGGAAGCAGTTGTCACCTGGTGTCTATGCTTTCCTCCCCACTGAGATGGTAACGGACTTCCCTTTCATCATCCAGGCTGACTTCCTCCTTGCCTCGTCAAGGGAGGCGATACTGTTCGATAGTCCTTGGAACAAGGGAATTCTAGCGTGTGTTCCAAGCGCTTTCATGAATGCTTTTGCAACACTTGTGAAGTCAACAGCTGATGCACCAGCAATGTCGCTGCCATCTATGTTCAACTTCCTGCCAGTCAATCCTTCGCTTATCCCATTGCTTGAGCCGATTAGGGCAGGCATCAAAGAAAAGGTCCTTGCCGAGGATATAGTTCCATGTGAGTCCTATGCTTCACAGAAGATATTTTGCAAGCCCAGCAAAGTTGCGCGGCTCAAGCCAGCTTTCTGGACTATCCTTGGCAAAGCACGGGAATCCGGAGTGGAGCTGAAGAATCTGTCAACTCATGGAATCTATATTCTTAGTTCTCATTTTGACAAGAGTACATACAACAACGTGCTTGCATTTCTGGGTATCCAAAGCGTGAATTCTGAATGGTATGCGAAATGCATTGAAGGGTCCAATCTTGTCAAGGAGGTACATGAACAGCTTTACCTGGAAATTTTGTATTTTGTCGCAGACAATTGGCAGAACTGTTTTTCTAGTACAGACATGGTGTCCATTCCTCTACTGAAGTATGTTGACAGGAATGGTGTTCTCTCATTCTGGAGCATATCCAGAGCTACGGAACAGAGTGATAGATTGTGCATTGCATCTGAGAAGAAGTATCTAATGTGGCTAATCAGCTGGAACAAGGAGTTTCCATCTTGTAGCAGGTTCTTTGTACATCCCAGCACACAGTCAGCTCTGGACAATTTCTTGGAGCAGACAACAGTGAAAATTTGGCTTGAGAGTCATGCAAAAGTGGAGTTTGTCTCTGTCTACAGTTATGGATCAACTGTTGCTAATTCCTTAGGCAATGATCGGAGGCCTGTCATTTCTTTTGCACACTTTCTGTACCACTCATTCAAGATGGATCACATAGAGAGCTACTACTTAGAAAAACTGTGTCGAGTCATGCCGGTAATTGACAACTATGGTTATGTTGTCAAGACAAGAAGTAGCATTCTAGTTCCTGCCAAGGGGAGCAAGTGGGTTGGATTGATGGGCACAAACCCATGGAGGAAAGAGAACTACATTGAATTGTCATCAGATTACAAGTCAGCAGGCCATTTTGCTGGGAACTACACATCTGAAGATCAGCTATTGGCATTCCTGAAGACACAATTGCAAGCGGCGGATGTGCCATTCATACACCCCCCTGATGCAAGCTTCCCTACTGTCTCATCACCTCTAACCGTGGACAATGCATTATTACTGCTGGAATGGATACGGAATCTGAAGTCACAAGGTATACAATTACCTGATCAATTCTTGGTTTGTATAAAAGAGGGAAGTTGGCTAATGACATCGGTTGGGTACAAGCCACCAAACGAGTCATTTCTGTCCAGTGCTGACTGGGGAAGTCTTTTGCAAAGTAGATTTTCCTTCGTTGATATACCAATGATTGATCAACAGTTCTATCAAAACAAGCTGCATAAGTACAAAGAGGAACTTAAGGCAATTGGTGTGAGATTTGAATTTCAGGAGGCTTCTATTTACATCGGAAGCCGCCTCATGTCTATGGCTGCAAGCAGTGGGCTGACCAGAGAGAATGTGTACTCACTGCTTCGGTTGATTCGGTTTCTACGAGAGAAGGTTCTGTCTCCAAGTGAACTGATCAAAAGCGTCAAAGGTGGACGTTGGATGAAGAGCACTCTTGGCTACAGGCATCCTGCGGATTGTATCATCCATGATTCTGATTGGGAAGTGGCATCATGTATCAGTAATCAACCATTCCTTGATGTGAAGTTCTACGGCGAGGGCATCCTTGCCTATAAACTAGAGCTTGAGTTGCTTGGTGTAATTGTTGGGTTCAAAGACAATTATGAGCTTGTGATTAACAATTTCAAGTTCAGTTCCGCTGCTATTACTGCTGAAGCTACTGTATTAATCCTCAAATGCATCCGTTATGTGAATCCATGTGAAGATTTCACAAGGAAGCTCGGATATTTAAAATGGCTGAAGACAAATGTGGGTTTTCGTGCTCCTAATGAGTCTTTTCTTGTGGATCCTGAATTGGAGTGCCTTCTGAAGGTCTTCAATGGAACTCCCGTAATTGATTCTGGATTTTATGGGAGTGAGATCAGTTCATACAAAGAAGAGTTGAGGAAGACTGGGTTGATCACAAGATTCGAGGAGGCATCGAAGGCTATAACTCATATTTTTGAGCAAATGGTATTGAATTCGTCACTgacaaaggcaagtgtcctgGCCCTACTAGGATCTTATCGGCAGCTGAAAACACACAGCCCACTTCCTGTTCAGCTTTTCAACTGCATGCGCTGCCAGAAGTGGCTGCACACTTCATTGGGATTCAGATCTCCGTCAGATGCGATCCTATTTGATGACGCATGGCAACCTTTGTCTCAAATAGCAATCTTACCGTTCATAGATGATGGTGACTCTTTTCATGGTTTAGGAAAGGAGATTTATGATTATAAAGATGAGCTCAGGGAGTTGGGTGTTACTGTTGAAGCGAAACTTGGTGCTAGATTCGTCATCGCAGGCCTCAGCATTCCCAGTGATCCTTCTGTCATGTCCAAAGCTACCGTCTTGTCGCTGCTTGAGTGTGTCAAGAGCTACTTTGATTCTGCAACTGCAGCTCCTAAGGGCTTTAAGGACAAGATTTGTAAGAAGTGGTTGAAGACATCCATGGGATACCAATGTCCTGATGAATGTATCCTATTTGATGCAAAGCACTCTTCTATCTGCATGGAAGATGGCCCTTTCATTGATGAAGCATTCTATGGTCCAGAGATATCCTCATTCAAAGATGCCCTTGCGAGAATCGGAGTGACGGTGGATGTCAAATGTGGACAAGATCTTGTTGCTCGGTATCTGAGGAGCCACAATGAAAGAACTACTATCTCCCGGATCTACAATTACCTGATGGAGTGCAACTGGGAGcctgaaaataaaaatagcaaTTGGATCTGGATACCAAATGAAACGAAAAGTGGAGAATGGGTGAGCTCACCAAGCTGTGTTCTTCATGATCGGAACAATCTTTTTAGCCTGCAGCTGCATGTTCTGGACAAATACTATGACAGGAAGTTGCTTGACTTCTTTTCACTTGTTTTTTGTGTGAGGCATGGCCCTAGTGCTAAAGACTATTGCAAACTGTGGAGCACATGGGAGAGCTCGGTTGGCGAGCTAGCTATGTCTGATTGCTCTGCTTTCTGGCAGTTCATTGCAACGAACTGGAGCAAAACAACAGAGAAACTTCTTTCTAGTTGTGTCAAGGTTCCAGTGTGTACAGATGGAACGATCATTTTGTCGAAGAAGGAGGATGTGTTCATTCCAGATGATCTACTCCTTACAGATTTGTTCAACAAGCTTTCTCAGCAATCATTACTTATCTGGTATCCTTCTTCTAGGCTACCTTCCATGTCTCGAGCAAGGATGAACAACATCTATGGTAGTATTGGTGTTAAGACAATATCCAAAGCAGTCCAGAAGAATGATTCTTTCACGTTAGAGAATGTTTTCAGAACAGTTGATCCGAGTACGGTAATCAAGGATGGTTTGCTCCAAATAATTCTCGCGTTCCTCGCTGCTCCTGCTCTCGACATTCCTGCTGAAGAGAGGCACAGAATGGTTTCTTGCCTTCTGAATGTGACTGTCCACGAGACAGATGAACCAATCACAGTGGGTTATAGTGTAAGTTTGTCTTCTGGAAGGGATGTGGCTGTGAAGGCCAGCCGAATGCTTCGGTGGGAGAAGGGGGATTCAAAGCTGTACATGCAAAGAAACAATGGTGAAGCTGGTTACAAAGAAAAGATTGAGTTCGCGACCTACTTCGCAGATGAGATATCTCAAGGACTGTTGTTTGAGATGTCGGATCAGATCCGTTCGCATGCTGAACTCATAAAAGTTGGAAGCTTACTTGACTTCCAGGATGCAGCTGTTGGGTTCTTGCTGAAGTCCAAGAATCTGCAGCTGTTCCCTGAAGATGAGTGCTTCCTGAACGCTTCAATACAAG GGCCTCACTTGGCAGCGAAAGCCATTAGTGATCTGCAGATTTAG